DNA from Clostridium sp. 'White wine YQ':
AGAGGTTTTTAAAAACAAGGTCGAACCCGCCTACTAACACTATGTAAAATAGTGTAAAGGCTACTGTTGCTATAAAGGCTTTCTTTGCTTCATTCTTATTAGGCCATGTTATTCTTTTAACTTCAGCCTTAACCTCTCTAAAAAACTTAACAATGCCTGCTTCTTTTTTTGATGCAGACTCTTTTTTAACCTTGCCATTGACAGCCATTTTTATTCACATCCTTAAAATTGCTGAAACCTAAAAGATTATTTTGTTTCTCTGTGAAGAGTATGTTTTTTACAAAACTTGCAGTACTTTTTCATTTCTAATCTATCTGGGTCATTTTTCTTATTCTTCATTGAGTTATAGTTTCTTTGTTTGCACTCTGTGCAAGCTAAAGTTATCTTTACTCTCATGGTCTGCACCTCCAGTTTATTATATATAACGTAAACTAAAACACAGTATATAAATCTACACTATGTCAGTTACTTCATTACATTATCACAAATATATAACAAAGTCAATAATTTGTTCCTATTTAAAGGACCAGGTGTCAAACCCAGTCCTTGAATATTCTGTATTATTTAACTATAGTAGTAACAACTCCAGAACCTACAGTTCTTCCA
Protein-coding regions in this window:
- the secE gene encoding preprotein translocase subunit SecE, with the translated sequence MAVNGKVKKESASKKEAGIVKFFREVKAEVKRITWPNKNEAKKAFIATVAFTLFYIVLVGGFDLVFKNLFELIFKLK
- the rpmG gene encoding 50S ribosomal protein L33 — protein: MRVKITLACTECKQRNYNSMKNKKNDPDRLEMKKYCKFCKKHTLHRETK